A window of Mucilaginibacter robiniae genomic DNA:
CGAACGTAACTATGCGCCCATTGTATCAGGAGTATATACTACCCAACATTGCCTATATTGGCGGTGGTGCAGAAGTGGTATATTGGTTGCAGCTAAAAGCTAATTTCGACTATTACCAAGTTGCTTTCCCTATTCTGATATTGCGAAACTCGGGCCTGCTTATTCGTAAAGAAATGGTAGCAAAAATACAGAAGATGGAAATAAGTCCAGCTCAGTTATTTACTAGCCCTGATAACATTAAAACTACCTGGATAAAAAATCATTCGCAGCATGACTTATCACTTAAAGAAGAATGGCGCGAATTGCAATGTATTTTTGAGAAGATAAAATTACGGGCTCACAAAATTGATCCTACGCTTGAACCTTCAACCAGCGCTGTACAAGCTCGATTAAAAAATGCAATGGACAACTTGGAAAAAAAGTTGTTGAAAGCTGAAAAGCATAACTATGATGTCCGTTTGCAACAAATAGATGCTATTAAAACAGAGTTGTTCCCCAAAAATAGTTTACAGGAAAGACAAGAAAACTTTGGCCTCTTCTACGTAAAATGGGGACAGACTCTCATAGAAGAATTGATAAGAAACTTTGATCCTCTTGCTTTTCAGTTTACCGTGCTTAATGAATAATATTTATTCGATTAAAAGCTAGTCGTAGTTTAACTAAATTTAACAACTTCCCCCAATAATTAAATTATACCATCGTTAACTTTGAACATGAAAAAAGTTCTATCTACACTATCACTATTTGGCTGCATAATGCTGAGCCTTACTGCAAGAGCCCAACAGGTTAAAACTTATATAGGTATATCGGCAGGTGTTATGAATCCATATAGTGAATTCAAGCAAGCTGATTATGGCACTACTACTAGCCCTAATAATAAAGCTGGCTTTGCTAAAAAAGGTCCTGTATTTGCAATTGATGGTGCATACTACTTTTATAAGAACTTGGCCATAGCTGGCTTGGTTTCTTTTCAAGATCAAGGTCAGCTAAACTCTGATGATGAAACAAACCTTTCTAACGGTTACCGAGAAAACTTTGGTTCTTATCAATCTACAGTTACAGCTAGCAACCGTTACCATAATATCAACGCATTGCTAGGACCTCAATACACATTTACCTACAAAGGCTTTAACTTAGATTTACGTGCAATGGCTGGTGTAGTAAAAAGCCTTTCCACACCGGAAATTAAAGTATATTTAACCAACTACAATGGTCAGCAAATTGAATCTTTTACACAAAGTAGTTCAAAATCAACAGCATTTGCTTATGCGGGCAGCGTGGGCTTACGTTATAACTTTGGTAAAGTAATTGGCATTGCATTACGTGAAAACTATGTTGCTACACCAACAGGTGTCGCCATCACCACTAGTGAACGTAACACTAATACTGGCCGATTAGTAACTAACCAACGAATTAGCGAATTTCAAACTACTCTGGGCTTAATTATAAATCTAAAAACAACAGAGAAATAAAGTAGTCCTAAAAAATTTACACTCATAAACAGAAGAGCCGTCTTATACAAAAATAAGATGGCTCTTCTGTTTATATGCTATGTTAGCTTAAATGATTAGTCAACAAATCACTTGATACTCCTACAGCTTGAATCTTTATGTTATGAAAAACTATCATGTATAATAGGAACGAGCATGATGTTATGTTATTCCCGGTCATAACCTTAAAAGCTTTTTGATGACCAGCCAGACACTATTATTTCGCCGATTGGTTCACGCGGTATAGGGGAGATAGGGATTACGGGGATGGCGGCAGCGGTGGTGAATGCGGTATACCATGCCACGGGGATCCGGGTACGGGACTTACCGGTGTCACCGGAGAAGCTCTTGGCGGGCCTGCCTGCTTAAGCTAGCCTACTTACCAATACAAAGAGCTACTGCATTCCCCAAAGGGGCAGTAGCTCTTTGTATGGAGTACGGAGTGAGCCTACAGGATTTCCAAAGTTTGTAAAAGCAAAAACCCCCTCGTAGGATGGACCTAGAGGGGGTAATTGATAAGAGTTGGCGCCGACCTACTCTCCCACGTGTTACCGCAGTACCATTGGCTCTGGCGGGCTTAACTTCTCTGTTCGGAATGGGAAGAGGTGGACACCGCCGATATAGGCACCTGAATATTTTTAATGTTGTTTTTCGTTGCGGGTTTTCAGATCCGGGTATCCCGTAGCTAAAGACGCTGACTATACAACAATGACATAGTATTGAAAGAAGTGATTGATGGCTGAAAAGACACAGCTGATTGTTTTTGATTGTGGTGCTGCATCCGGAAAGAATGCAGCACCTGATCTGTTGACGAAGAAAGCTTCGGGCAATTAGTATTACTCGGCTATGATGTCACCACCTTTACACCTGTAACCTATCAACGTGGTAGTCTACCACGACCCTCAATGGAAGTCTCATCTTGTGGCTAGTTTCGCACTTAGATGCTTTCAGCGCTTATCTATTCCAAGCGTAGCTACTCTGCAGTACAACTGGCGTCATAACAGATTCACTAGAGGCTTGTCCAACCCGGTCCTCTCGTACTAAGGTCAGCCCCACTCAAACTTCCTGCGCCCACAACAGATAGGGACCGAACTGTCTCGCGACGTTCTGAACCCAGCTCGCGTGCCACTTTAATCGGCGAACAGCCGAACCCTTGGGACCTTCTCCAGCCCCAGGATGTGACGAGCCGACATCGAGGTGCCAAACCTCCCCGTCGATATGAGCTCTTGGGGGAGATCAGCCTGTTATCCCCAGCGTACCTTTTATCCTTTGAGCGATGGCCCTTCCATGCAGAACCACCGGATCACTATATCCGTCTTTCGACCCAGCTCGGCTTGTCTGCCTCACTGTCAAGCAAGCTTATGCTATTGCACTCCCCGTACGGTTACCAAGCGTACTGAGCTTACCTTTGAAAGCCTCCGTTACCTTTTTGGAGGCGACCACCCCAGTCAAACTACCCGCCAAACAATGTCCCCGGCGTTACCGGGTTAGACACCAGATACAGAAAGGGCGGTATTTCAAGGTTGGCTCCACGAGTCCTAGCGAACCCGCTTCGCGGCCTCCCGCCTATCCTACACATCCTGTATCCGATATCAATGTTAAGTTGTAGTGAAGGTGCATGGGGTCTTTCCGTCCCGTTGCGGGTAACCGGCGTCTTCACCGATACCACAATTTCACCGAGCTCATGGCTGAGACAGCGCCCAGATCGTTACACCATTCGTGCAGGTCGGAACTTACCCGACAAGGAATTTCGCTACCTTAGGACCGTTATAGTTACGGCCGCCGTTTACTGGGGCTTCGATTCAATGCTTCGCCTTGCGACTAACATCCCCTCTTAACCTTCCAGCACCGGGCAGGTGTCAGGCCTTATACGTCATCTTTCGATTTTGCAAAGCCATGTGTTTTTGTTAAACAGTCGCCTGGGCCTTTTCACTGCGGCTGCCATTGCTGACAGCGCCCCTTCTCCCGAAGTTACAGGGCCATTTTGCCGAGTTCCTTAGCCATGAATCACTCGAGCACCTTAGGATTCTCTCCTCGACTACCTGTGTCGGTTTACGGTACGGGTTTTTACCACCTGAAGCTTAGCAGGTTTTCTTGGAAGTCTGATTACCTTCACTATCCCGCCACCCGAGGGCTTTGGGTACTATCAGCTTTCAGCAAACCGGGCGTACTTTACAACCCAATCTATACCTACGGCCTTTAACGTTCTATTCCGTCAGAACGCGGAAGTGTCACTACTCCGTCACTGCATCGCAGTGGTAAAAAGTACAGGAATATTAACCTGTTGTCCATCGGAAATCGCCCTTCGGCTGATCCTTAGGCCCCGACTAACCCTGATCCGATTAGCGTTGATCAGGAAACCTTAGTCTTTCGGTGGGCGGGTTTCTCTCCCGCCTTATCGTTACTTATGCCTACATTTGCTTTTCTGCAACCTCCACATGCACTTGTCGTGTCATGCTTCACCGGCGGCAGAATGCTCCCCTACCAGTACATCTAATGATGTAATCCATAGCTTCGGTATACTATTTAATGCCCGTTTATTATCCATGCCCGGCCGCTCGACTAGTGAGCTGTTACGCACTCTTTAAATGAATGGCTGCTTCCAAGCCAACATCCTAGCTGTCTGTGCAGCCGGACCTCGTTAGTTCAACTTAATAGTAATTTGGGGACCTTAGCTGATGGTCTGGGTTCTTTCCCTCTCGGCCCTGGACCTTAGCACCCAGAGCCTCACTCCAGCGTAATGTTATTCAGCATTCGGAGTTTATCTGGATTTGGTAGGATTTGACTCCCCCGCACCCAATTAGTAGCTCTACCTCTGAATAACTCAACCGCCAGGCTGTTCCTAAAAACATTTCGGGGAGTACGAGCTATTTCCCAGTTTGATTAGCCTTTCACCCCTACCCACAAATCATCCGGAAACTTTTCAACGTTTATCGGTTCGGTCCTCCAGTACCTGTTACGGCACCTTCAACCTGTCCATGGGTAGATCACAAGGTTTCGCGTCTACCTCCTCTGACTGCACGCCCTATTCAGACTCGCTTTCGCTTCGGCTTCGCAGCTTAACCGCTTAACCTTGCCAGAGAAGAGTAACTCGTAGGCTCATTATGCAAAAGGCACGCCGTCACAGAACAAAGTCTGCTCCGACCGCTTGTAAGCACACGGTTTCAGGTTCTATTTCACTCCCCTGTTCGGGGTTCTTTTCACCTTTCCCTCACGGTACTGGTTCACTATCGGTCTCTCAGGAGTATTTAGCCTTACCGGATGGTGCCGGCTGATTCCCACAAGGCGTCTCCGACCTCGCGGTACTCAGGATCCTACTAGGTCAATACTCATTACGCGTACGCAGCTCTCATGCTCTATGGCGGGCCTTCCCATGCCCTTCCGCTTCTTTATATTGTACCACATCGTAGTCCTACTACCCCGTCTATGCCGTAACATAAACGGTTTGGGCTAATTCCCTTTCGCTCGCCACTACTCAGGAAATCACTGTTGTTTTCTCTTCCTCTGCTTACTTAGATGTTTCAGTTCAGCAGGTTCGCGCTATTTGCAATCTATCTTCAATAGATTAGGTTTCCCCATTCGGAAATCTCGGGATCAATTCATATTTGCTAATCCCCCGAGCTTATCGCAGCTTATCACGTCCTTCATCGCCTCTGAGAGCCAAGGCATCCTCCGTGTGCCCTTTCTTACTTTCTTCTACACTATCTGCTTTTGCTCAGATAGGTATGCTTTTATTTGGATAGTTTTCTATTGCGTGCTCTGCGATGTTTGTTCCGGGTAAACCCGCAACGCACAACGCATTACTCGTAACTTACTAACTGTCCCACTGTTGTCTTCTCAGTTTTTCAATTACTTC
This region includes:
- a CDS encoding outer membrane beta-barrel protein, whose product is MKKVLSTLSLFGCIMLSLTARAQQVKTYIGISAGVMNPYSEFKQADYGTTTSPNNKAGFAKKGPVFAIDGAYYFYKNLAIAGLVSFQDQGQLNSDDETNLSNGYRENFGSYQSTVTASNRYHNINALLGPQYTFTYKGFNLDLRAMAGVVKSLSTPEIKVYLTNYNGQQIESFTQSSSKSTAFAYAGSVGLRYNFGKVIGIALRENYVATPTGVAITTSERNTNTGRLVTNQRISEFQTTLGLIINLKTTEK